From a single Streptomyces rubradiris genomic region:
- a CDS encoding LCP family protein: protein MDAQGRGRADNIDPADQWVLNPNTGEYELRLSPSAAQPPVPGPRRPSAEDDGGAAGGRARRQGGESRQPSRAHGSDVPPPRSARRRAAEPEAPQGRRASRRPAKKPSRAKKALLWTGGSMAFVLVAVTAAGYLYIKHLNDNITSVSDDGASTGGFRKDEAINILLIGTDKRTGKGNEGYGDAGSAGHADTTILLHVSKDRSNATALSIPRDLIVDIPDCPTQQEDGTQKIIPGATGVRFNTSLGQDDRTPSCTMRTVTELTGIKPDDFMVADFNAVKTLTEAVDGVDVCLAKDIDDPDSHLKLSKGNHTISGEQALAFVRTRHSVGLGGDLSRIGLQQQFLGALMRKLKGNSTLTSPTKMVKLAEAGTKALTVDDKLDSITKLKDLGLELGKLDPKNLTFTTLPVKDNPADGTVHKTVIVDPALAPQVFEAIQNDVSFTDVKKKEKAAKDAQAARLKGTQAPASEVRVRVLNGGAQAGSAQAVLGWLQNDQGVTKSENGGNAPEKLAKTTLEYAPDQAAQARRLAAIMGLSGAALKPGESVTNAQGLPAMTLTLGADFKGAGVSLTPPTKAPKVDKSTADKVKCAS from the coding sequence GTGGACGCGCAAGGCCGTGGGCGGGCGGACAACATCGACCCCGCAGACCAGTGGGTGCTCAATCCGAACACCGGCGAATACGAACTGCGACTGAGCCCTTCCGCAGCGCAGCCACCGGTTCCCGGACCGCGCAGACCGTCCGCCGAGGACGACGGCGGTGCGGCGGGCGGCCGTGCCCGGCGGCAGGGCGGCGAGAGCCGGCAGCCGTCCCGGGCGCACGGCTCCGACGTGCCACCGCCGCGCTCGGCCCGGCGCCGGGCCGCGGAGCCGGAGGCGCCGCAGGGCCGGCGCGCGTCCCGGCGGCCGGCGAAGAAGCCGTCACGGGCGAAGAAGGCGCTGCTGTGGACCGGCGGGTCCATGGCGTTCGTGCTGGTCGCCGTGACGGCCGCCGGCTACCTGTACATCAAGCACCTGAACGACAACATCACGTCCGTGTCCGACGACGGCGCCAGCACCGGTGGCTTCCGCAAGGACGAGGCGATCAACATCCTGCTGATCGGCACCGACAAGCGCACCGGCAAGGGCAACGAGGGCTACGGCGACGCGGGCAGCGCCGGGCACGCGGACACCACGATCCTGCTGCACGTGTCGAAGGACCGCTCCAACGCCACCGCGCTGAGCATCCCGCGCGACCTCATCGTCGACATCCCGGACTGCCCGACCCAGCAGGAGGACGGCACCCAGAAGATCATCCCGGGCGCGACGGGCGTCCGGTTCAACACCAGCCTCGGCCAGGACGACCGTACGCCGAGCTGCACCATGCGCACGGTGACCGAGCTGACCGGGATCAAGCCGGACGACTTCATGGTGGCCGACTTCAACGCGGTCAAGACGCTGACCGAGGCGGTCGACGGTGTCGATGTCTGCCTGGCCAAGGACATCGACGACCCGGACTCGCACCTGAAGCTGTCCAAGGGCAACCACACGATCTCCGGTGAGCAGGCGCTGGCGTTCGTGCGCACCCGGCACTCCGTGGGCCTCGGCGGCGACCTGAGCCGGATCGGGCTCCAGCAGCAGTTCCTGGGCGCGCTGATGCGCAAGCTGAAGGGCAACTCCACGCTGACCAGCCCGACGAAGATGGTGAAGCTGGCGGAGGCCGGCACCAAGGCGCTGACCGTGGACGACAAGCTGGACAGCATCACCAAGCTGAAGGACCTGGGCCTGGAGCTGGGCAAGCTCGACCCGAAGAACCTGACCTTCACCACGCTGCCGGTCAAGGACAACCCGGCCGACGGCACGGTGCACAAGACGGTGATCGTGGATCCGGCGCTGGCCCCGCAGGTGTTCGAGGCCATCCAGAACGACGTCTCCTTCACCGACGTGAAGAAGAAGGAGAAGGCGGCCAAGGACGCCCAGGCCGCCCGGCTGAAGGGCACCCAGGCGCCCGCCTCGGAGGTGCGGGTGCGGGTCCTGAACGGCGGGGCGCAGGCCGGCAGCGCGCAGGCGGTCCTCGGGTGGCTGCAGAACGACCAGGGCGTGACCAAGTCGGAGAACGGCGGCAACGCCCCCGAGAAGCTGGCGAAGACCACGCTGGAGTACGCGCCCGACCAGGCGGCCCAGGCCCGCCGGCTGGCCGCGATCATGGGCCTGTCCGGGGCCGCGCTGAAGCCGGGCGAGAGCGTGACCAACGCGCAGGGGCTGCCGGCGATGACGCTGACCCTGGGCGCGGACTTCAAGGGAGCGGGGGTCTCCCTGACACCTCCGACGAAGGCGCCGAAGGTCGACAAGTCCACGGCGGACAAGGTGAAGTGCGCTTCGTAG